The following coding sequences lie in one Benincasa hispida cultivar B227 chromosome 6, ASM972705v1, whole genome shotgun sequence genomic window:
- the LOC120079233 gene encoding uncharacterized protein LOC120079233, with the protein MVTKKRSTGNFTTVALMQRAKTIIPPKMRDPGSFTIPCSIDGLYIGQALCDLGASINLMPFSIFKQLNFGQLAPTTVTLQLADRSLVHPEGKVKNVLVTIDKFILLADFIILDYEADKDVPIILG; encoded by the coding sequence ATGGTGACGAAGAAAAGAAGCACTGGTAACTTCACAACGGTGGCATTGATGCAAAGAGCAAAAACCATTATTCCACCAAAAATGCGTGACCCTGgaagtttcacaataccctgctcaatcGACGGGTTATACATTGGTCAAGCGCTTTGTGATCTTGGGGCcagtatcaacttaatgcccttttcaatttttaagcagctgaatTTCGGGCAACTGGCacccacgacggtgactctccagTTGGCTGACAGGTCCCTTGTGCATCCAGAAGGAAAGGTGAAGAATGTCTTAGTCacgattgacaaatttatcttactggcagacttcatcatccttgaTTATGAAGCGGACAAAGATGTACCCATCATCCTGGGATGA